One region of Phoenix dactylifera cultivar Barhee BC4 unplaced genomic scaffold, palm_55x_up_171113_PBpolish2nd_filt_p 000294F, whole genome shotgun sequence genomic DNA includes:
- the LOC103700365 gene encoding G-type lectin S-receptor-like serine/threonine-protein kinase At2g19130, translating to MALPKTPSPFPSPSFSLLLSLLFLALQSPLSFSADTISSNFSISGDQKLTSKGGDFVLGFFSPSNSSKYYIGIWYKKVSQQTPVWVANRETPVSDKTKSELRLSDDGNLVLLNQSQTQIWSTNTSISAKSTVAVLQDSGNLVLADGSNSSRILWQSIDHPTHTWLPGGKLGLNKVTKQNQRLISWRSSADPAPGIFSLELDPNGSSQYFIQWNKSVQYWTSGTWNGKIFSGVPEMTANYNYDFKYVNDSDESYFTYSVKYPSVISRFVMDFSGRIQQLTWMEDSQEWILFWAQPRALCEVYSLCGPFGSCSESSGTFCKCVKGFVARNQTEWDLQDQTGGCVRRTPLQCGSNNSANVGKDGFYPMDSVKLPVNHQNLDVGSAEDCESACLNNCSCTAYSFSGGCSVWHGDLINLQEQYNGSNGGTLYLRLAALELAASELPDSTSKKGTVVGAVAGAVAGLVVCLFIVRVLIRRRQKRRRIHAVKAVGRALVPFRYSDLQHFTKNFSEKLGGGGFGSVFKGFLSDSIAIAVKKLEGLHLHGEKQFRSEVSTIGTVQHVNLVRLLGFCSEGAKSLLVYEFMPKGSLDTQLFQNNSMVLDWNTRYRIALGTARGLVYLHEKCRDCIIHCDIKPENILLDASFVPKVADFGLAKLVGRDFSRVLTTMRGTRGYLAPEWITGVAITAKADVYSYGMMLLEIISGRRNSEQTEEGKAAFFPALAATRLAQGDVGSLADHRLGDDVSIEELERACKVACWCIQDDERSRPTMGQVVQILEGFLEISMPPIPRSLQVLAESPENINFFSDLSSNQSSRTRSATSTGSQVKSTASRSSNV from the coding sequence ATGGCTCTTCCCAAAACCCCGTCTCCCTTTCCTTccccttccttctctctcctcctgTCCCTCCTCTTCTTAGCTCTCCAAAGCCCTCTCTCCTTCTCAGCTGACACCATCTCTTCCAACTTCTCCATCTCAGGGGACCAGAAGCTAACCTCCAAAGGAGGCGACTTTGTTCTGGGCTTCTTCTCTCCAAGTAACTCCTCCAAATACTACATAGGCATCTGGTACAAAAAAGTCTCACAGCAAACCCCCGTCTGGGTGGCCAACAGAGAAACCCCTGTCTCAGACAAGACCAAATCCGAGCTCAGGCTCTCTGACGATGGAAACTTGGTTCTCCTCAACCAGTCCCAAACCCAAATCTGGTCCACTAACACCAGCATCTCCGCCAAATCCACTGTAGCGGTTCTCCAAGACTCTGGAAACCTTGTGCTTGCAGATGGCTCCAACTCCTCCAGGATCCTGTGGCAGAGCATCGACCACCCCACCCATACCTGGCTCCCCGGAGGCAAGCTCGGCCTGAACAAGGTGACTAAACAGAACCAGCGCCTCATCTCCTGGAGGAGCTCAGCTGACCCAGCTCCTGGGATCTTCTCCCTTGAgctcgaccccaatggaagCAGCCAGTACTTCATTCAGTGGAATAAGTCTGTCCAGTACTGGACTAGCGGGACTTGGAATGGAAAAATCTTTAGTGGGGTGCCGGAGATGACGGCGAATTATAACTACGACTTCAAATACGTTAACGATAGTGACGAGAGCTACTTCACTTACTCTGTTAAATATCCCTCGGTCATCTCGAGGTTTGTAATGGACTTCTCGGGGCGGATCCAGCAGTTAACATGGATGGAAGATTCCCAAGAATGGATACTGTTCTGGGCCCAGCCGAGAGCGCTGTGCGAAGTGTATTCTCTCTGCGGGCCGTTCGGGAGCTGCAGCGAGAGCAGTGGGACATTCTGCAAATGCGTCAAGGGTTTTGTGGCACGGAACCAGACCGAATGGGATTTGCAGGATCAAACAGGGGGTTGCGTGAGGAGAACTCCATTACAGTGCGGTAGCAACAACTCGGCTAATGTCGGGAAAGATGGGTTTTATCCGATGGATAGTGTGAAGTTGCCAGTAAATCATCAGAATTTAGATGTTGGAAGTGCTGAAGATTGTGAATCAGCCTGTTTGAACAATTGCTCTTGTACTGCTTACTCATTTAGTGGTGGGTGTTCCGTGTGGCACGGGGATTTGATCAATCTACAGGAGCAATACAATGGATCGAATGGAGGAACCCTTTACCTTCGGCTGGCTGCCTTGGAGCTGGCTGCTTCGGAGCTGCCGGACTCCACGAGCAAGAAGGGAACGGTCGTCGGGGCCGTCGCCGGTGCGGTTGCGGGCTTGGTAGTTTGTTTGTTTATCGTAAGGGTGCTGATCCGGAGGCGCCAGAAGAGGCGGAGGATTCATGCTGTTAAAGCAGTAGGGAGAGCTCTGGTGCCATTCAGATACAGCGACCTGCAGCATTTCACCAAGAACTTCTCGGAGAAATTGGGTGGAGGAGGTTTCGGTTCGGTGTTCAAGGGGTTCTTGTCGGATTCGATCGCCATAGCTGTAAAGAAGCTTGAAGGCCTTCACCTACATGGAGAGAAGCAGTTCCGGTCCGAGGTGAGCACGATTGGAACGGTGCAGCATGTGAACCTGGTTCGACTTCTTGGGTTTTGCTCCGAAGGCGCCAAAAGTTTGCTGGTTTATGAATTCATGCCAAAGGGTTCTCTGGATACCCAGCTGTTCCAGAACAATTCCATGGTCTTGGACTGGAACACGAGGTACCGAATTGCTCTTGGAACTGCTAGAGGATTGGTTTATCTCCACGAGAAGTGCAGGGACTGCATTATACACTGCGATATAAAGCCAGAAAACATTCTACTGGATGCGTCCTTCGTTCCAAAAGTGGCAGACTTCGGTTTGGCAAAGCTTGTAGGCCGGGATTTCAGCCGAGTATTGACTACGATGAGAGGAACAAGAGGCTATCTCGCACCTGAATGGATAACTGGGGTAGCCATCACTGCCAAAGCTGACGTCTACAGCTACGGGATGATGCTTTTGGAAATTATATCTGGCCGGAGAAACTCGGAGCAGACAGAGGAAGGGAAAGCTGCATTTTTTCCCGCATTAGCTGCGACCAGACTCGCTCAAGGGGATGTTGGAAGCTTGGCAGATCATAGATTGGGTGATGATGTGAGTATCGAAGAGCTTGAAAGAGCTTGCAAAGTTGCTTGTTGGTGCATTCAGGATGATGAAAGATCCAGGCCAACCATGGGACAGGTTGTTCAAATTTTAGAGGGATTTCTAGAAATTAGCATGCCCCCTATTCCAAGATCACTTCAAGTTCTTGCGGAAAGCCCCGAGAACATAAATTTCTTCTCAGACTTGTCATCGAATCAAAGTTCCCGGACACGGAGTGCCACTTCTACCGGCTCTCAAGTTAAAAGCACAGCATCGAGGAGTTCTAATGTATGA
- the LOC113461159 gene encoding uncharacterized protein LOC113461159, giving the protein MNIPGLVLPASLFQQTEQQQSLKCNDLSTKCSSVGDMSRPLGNAIKEASRGGKSQENLTDIGSLKQSSDDLGELCRHSSDGNKSAGLASNSSNSSNMDEPMKKISKKKKKRKGKLNKKQFQNNVASKTDLASLTSTTTQLGPEESSSMTGPIECNQHNEGVCYQSSKEVIDCYVHNGVTSKCDNGCSESTPDPEGSLHVSKTDDIECLSRSNRETPKVVVLQDSTSDFCKVDNVNSTELVRKQDKDATFPGSVVISATGWETVDSCLKDAGNCEEKSFSNAHYQEICGVNGSQILPEDTGCRSMEASENKSDATTFGTKRSNTSQDKVNADFSDIRNERNIKSPPMRSQSVNHLAHCISSMKMSMAVQEFSKDGGIEENNSCNQYFKVSDNPAIVTNQGVEHDEGQAPTLIYASRLPSQINNHKHIGKENAYFIWQKTRKNIGSIQTRGRKRSNCYQMGMDKDTAGRTSLSKHNSFAGDGLLPCPQSSYTDRAGFQQRAKKLGICDQERCITRGQVLIESPKWTFPQSLNVGCGQNVSISGDGSMGSMAWEKLKDKLNQPFKQENAIPYRRGFWVSKANYCKSQTKMNIACRDLLEIPRTVSLHRSNIAGERSSRGNHHHKFDFSEAHEFVPSFPAFSSNGQLHGPWTRTSSHQKLLHEIQPNAATEVPISEDALFECYQAFLDNENKSPACLEFELRYNNNSKGCISSGVSSQKWIPVGKKDQDPLMFKSSIVTDASNSKKIKFHQKTDIVAICDEASVTDVSKDMNDGLISGRQGRSLWEGKSDHNASGAYSKNSPIYIGSELTTQALDAAYRFQLASERVQLATGRPIAEFEKLLYSASPVIISSVRQYHEDNSRDQPIPDSFNKFQNIDVLLQDVWRWYERPGNYGLEVKAEEPQNSIGLETNVVSFHAHFVPYLSAVQLFVRSQHSSTGSSPGNRTSGVSQKGETEPCSLSSLSQNQLCPELAEQTLVSDLFSSRERHMKPFHLIKTDRDDSCNSLYASSSSDDSEVAFEYFEHEPPQQRKPFYTKVKELMEIGSSNPSVFGDPSKLGNMNLKDLHPASWFSVAWYPIYRIPEGSFRASFLTYHSLGHLVLRRIKLDSLENTAFCVVFPVLGMQSYNAQGECWFRPKKSAGSVLIDGTSFEISEILKERLRALEETSALFARGHVHKDQIRTPNRQPDYEFFLSRKQ; this is encoded by the exons ATGAATATCCCCGGGTTGGTGCTTCCAGCTTCACTTTTTCAACAGACTGAACAGCAGCAATCTCTTAAATGTAATGACTTGAGCACTAAATGTTCTTCTGTTGGTGATATGTCCAGACCTTTGGGAAATGCAATAAAGGAAGCTTCACGAGGTGGAAAATCCCAAGAGAATCTGACAGACATTGGTTCCCTCAAGCAGAGTTCAGATGATCTTGGTGAACTCTGTAGGCATTCCTCTGATGGGAATAAATCAGCTGGCCTAGCATCaaattcatcaaattcatcaaataTGGATGAGCCAATGAAAAAGATctctaagaaaaagaagaaaaggaaggggaAGTTGAACAAAAAGCAATTTCAAAATAATGTTGCTTCAAAAACTGATTTGGCCAGTCTGACTTCTACTACCACTCAACTTGGTCCGGAAGAGAGTTCTTCTATGACAGGACCAATTGAATGCAACCAACACAATGAAGGGGTATGCTATCAGTCATCGAAAGAGGTAATTGATTGCTATGTTCACAATGGAGTTACTTCCAAATGTGATAATGGATGTTCGGAGTCTACTCCTGACCCAGAAGGATCACTACATGTTTCAAAAACTGATGATATTGAATGTTTATCTAGAAGCAATAGGGAAACCCCCAAGGTAGTTGTTTTGCAGGATTCTACATCAGACTTCTGTAAAGTTGACAATGTCAATAGCACAGAGTTAGTAAGGAAGCAAGATAAAGATGCAACTTTCCCAGGTTCTGTCGTTATATCTGCCACAGGCTGGGAAACCGTCGATTCATGTTTGAAGGATGCAGGCAACTGTGAAGAAAAATCATTCAGCAATGCACATTACCAAGAAATCTGTGGTGTCAATGGAAGCCAAATACTGCCTGAGGATACTGGCTGTAGAAGCATGGAGGCTTCTGAAAATAAGTCAGATGCAACAACTTTTGGAACAAAGAGATCAAATACAAGTCAAGATAAAGTTAATGCAGACTTCAGTGATATCAGGAACGAGAGGAACATCAAATCACCCCCTATGAGATCTCAGTCAGTAAACCATTTGGCACATTGTATCAGCAGCATGAAAATGTCGATGGCTGTGCAAGAGTTCAGCAAAGATGGTGGAATTGAGGAGAACAACTCCTGCAACCAGTACTTTAAGGTAAGTGATAATCCTGCAATTGTAACAAATCAAGGTGTTGAACATGATGAGGGGCAAGCTCCCACTCTGATTTATGCATCTCGGTTGCCAAGCCAGATAAATAACCATAAGCATATCGGGAAGGAGAATGCTTACTTCATTTGGCAAAAGACCAGGAAAAATATTGGAAGTATACAGACTCGTGGCAGGAAAAGATCTAATTGCTATCAGATGGGCATGGATAAGGATACAGCAGGCAGAACTTCTTTATCAAAGCACAATTCCTTTGCAGGAGATGGGTTGTTACCTTGTCCACAATCTTCTTATACTGATAGGGCTGGTTTTCAGCAAAGAGCAAAAAAATTGGGGATCTGTGATCAAGAAAGATGCATAACTCGTGGACAAGTGCTAATTGAGTCCCCAAAATGGACTTTTCCTCAAAGCTTGAATGTTGGATGTGGTCAGAACGTGTCCATATCAGGAGATGGCTCAATGGGGAGCATGGCTTGGgaaaagttgaaagataaactaAACCAGCCTTTTAAGCAAGAGAATGCCATCCCTTACAGAAGGGGATTTTGGGTCAGCAAAGCCAATTATTGTAAGTCTCAGACCAAGATGAATATCGCCTGCAGAGATCTTTTAGAAATTCCAAGGACAGTTTCCCTTCATAGGAGCAATATAGCTGGGGAAAGAAGCAGCCGTGGCAATCATCATcataaatttgatttttcagAAGCACATGAATTTGTGCCCTCTTTTCCAGCTTTTTCATCAAACGGACAGCTGCATGGACCATGGACAAGGACATCAAGTCATCAAAAGCTTTTGCATGAGATCCAACCAAATGCTGCAACAGAGGTGCCCATATCTGAAGATGCATTATTTGAATGCTATCAGGCTTTTTTGGATAATGAAAATAAGTCGCCCGCATGCCTTGAATTTGAACTTCGTTATAACAATAATTCTAAGGGGTGCATCTCTTCCGGTGTTAGTTCACAGAAGTGGATTCCTGTTGGTAAGAAAGACCAAGACCCCTTGATGTTCAAATCGAGTATAGTTACTGATGCTAGTaacagcaagaaaataaaattccATCAGAAAACAGATATTGTTGCTATTTGTGATGAAGCTAGTGTTACGGATGTCAGCAAAGACATGAATGATGGTCTTATTAGTGGTAGACAAGGAAGATCCCTGTGGGAAGGCAAAAGCGATCACAATGCATCTGGTGCTTACTCAAAAAACTCGCCTATATACATTGGTTCAGAGTTGACAACACAAGCTCTAGATGCTGCTTACAGATTTCAGTTAGCTTCTGAACGTGTTCAGCTGGCAACAGGTAGACCCATTGCCGAGTTTGAAAAATTGCTCTACTCTGCTTCTCCAGTCATTATTTCATCTGTTCGGCAGTACCATGAGGATAACAGTAGAGATCAGCCCATTCCAGATTCTTTTAACAAATTCCAGAATATAGATGTTTTATTACAAGATGTTTGGAGATGGTATGAGAGACCTGGAAATTATGGCTTGGAAGTAAAAGCAGAAGAGCCTCAAAACTCCATAGGATTGGAAACTAATGTTGTGTCATTTCATGCGCATTTTGTTCCGTATCTCTCAGCAGTTCAGCTATTTGTCCGCTCCCAGCATTCTTCTACTGGAAGCAGCCCTGGAAACAGAACCTCAGGCGTGTCACAGAAGGGAGAAACTGAACCATGCTCATTGTCTTCCTTGTCTCAAAATCAGTTATGCCCTGAATTAGCAGAGCAAACATTGGTTTCTGATCTTTTCAGTTCAAGAGAGAGGCATATGAAGCCATTTCACTTAATAAAAACGGACAGAGATGACTCCTGCAATTCTCTTTATGCATCCTCCTCCTCTGATGATTCAGAAGTGGCATTCGAATACTTTGAGCATGAACCCCCACAACAGCGCAAGCCTTTCTATACAAA GGTGAAGGAGCTCATGGAGATTGGTTCTTCCAATCCTTCGGTATTTGGTGACCCCTCCAAGCTAGGGAACATGAATCTGAAAGATCTCCACCCTGCTTCTTG GTTCTCGGTTGCTTGGTATCCTATATATCGAATTCCAGAAGGTAGTTTCCGTGCATCATTTCTGACCTACCATTCTTTAGGCCATTTGGTTCTGAGACGCATCAAATTAGATTCTCTGGAGAATACTGCCTTTTGTGTTGTCTTTCCTGTTCTTGGAATGCAGAGCTACAATGCGCAG GGTGAGTGCTGGTTCCGTCCTAAGAAGTCAGCTGGATCTGTTTTGATAGATGGCACTTCTTTTGAGATTTCTGAAATACTCAAAGAAAGATTAAGAGCTCTGGAGGAAACTTCTGCTCTCTTTGCAAGAGGACATGTTCACAAAGATCAGATCAGGACCCCTAATAGGCAGCCTGATTATGAGTTCTTTCTTTCTCGAAAACAATGA